A window of Fodinibius salicampi contains these coding sequences:
- a CDS encoding IPT/TIG domain-containing protein, with amino-acid sequence MTKTILRLSWSILLLVCIITLSTSCSDTGSSSQQSTIEITSISPDSGKVGSKVTIQSNSIDPKHNRNQIELNGIDVPILSYGSNSLRFKVPEGATSGPVTLSVGGKVANGPYFKVLTEKPQIEAITPAYGGPGTQVTITGNHFLPPAMMATVPGDSTVQNPGSMTDDSLQSDTTGITLKANGEPGTNINGLPVSVSFGNQLAPLLSLSATKIIVEVPENASSSSIELTVGSRRATSTGFTLLRQPLIDEVIPKTGPIGTKVTIHGHHFSSQPDSNQVLFNDTPAIITHTDSTKLITTVPQKATSGLIKVTSNGQTITGPTFTLSEAPEPQVTIQDINPKAGPAGTTVTISGTNFSPTATKNIVTFNGTQATVNSASTTELVTNVPNNATSGPVTVKVGTQTATGPTFTVGNNAAPTITGEGSFEIEENSSEVGTITASDPDGDALTFSLSGGADQGQFNIDQDSGALIFSTIPDFENPADADADNIYQVEVKVSDGNVSVTKTITITVTNVDEAPVMVSPDILLANENSTDAGTIDANDPEGNAITYNITGGTDAKALTLDQNSGKLTFNTAPNFENPADANTDNSYEAEVTISDGSFSLTKILDITVQDVNEAPVITGAGPFTIEENTATVGTITASDPDGDALDFALLGGTKGTLTFSSDANSGEISISPAPDFETPRDDNGDNTYELDLNVNDGALGTSQQVSITVTNVVEVPTINRGVIRPATTESYSLNSTNEEYIYRFDPVPAGTDLQNILNFSLGTSLTADLATSATVTGGTDGGLFSVNSINQYAIHIDGPSSLDYNHSADGNAHEYRFTITASNAGGTTPTYTIIIPVQNPFPQGSGTATDPYQVETIDQLQVVNQFLDAHLVQTADIDASATAGWNGGQGFKPISDLNNQFSGSYDGNGHTINGLTMDRNQGTIYGLFGAVSSGGQISNVQLINIDITTEDTVGGLAGINQGTITNSYVSGTITNSISGTTGGLVGENSGAIRRSYSLVNVNGRANVGGLVGTNYAGTITNSYARGNVSASYTIAGGLVGNNKGIVEHSYATGAISGSNSLGGLVGYEDTRFASATATESYWDTQTTGLANSDGGTGLTTSQMQGSTAQTNMTGFDFGTVWTVNPNEYPILIGVGGQ; translated from the coding sequence ATGACAAAGACTATCCTTCGCCTTTCCTGGTCTATTTTACTACTTGTTTGTATTATCACCTTAAGCACTTCTTGCAGTGATACCGGAAGTAGTTCACAACAGAGCACCATCGAAATTACCAGCATCAGTCCCGATAGTGGCAAAGTTGGCAGTAAAGTAACTATCCAAAGCAATAGCATTGATCCCAAACACAACAGGAATCAAATAGAACTTAATGGCATAGATGTCCCCATCCTCAGTTATGGTTCAAACAGCCTTCGGTTTAAGGTTCCGGAAGGTGCAACTAGTGGACCCGTAACCCTGTCTGTAGGTGGAAAAGTAGCAAACGGTCCCTACTTCAAAGTGCTTACGGAGAAACCCCAGATTGAAGCCATAACACCTGCATATGGCGGTCCCGGGACCCAGGTCACTATCACGGGCAACCACTTTCTTCCCCCAGCTATGATGGCCACAGTACCCGGCGACAGCACTGTACAGAACCCAGGTTCAATGACAGACGATTCTCTTCAGTCCGATACTACCGGCATAACACTAAAAGCCAATGGAGAGCCTGGAACGAATATCAACGGACTGCCCGTCTCTGTCTCTTTTGGAAATCAGCTGGCACCCCTGCTTAGCCTCAGTGCTACAAAGATCATAGTTGAAGTTCCGGAAAACGCCAGCAGCAGCTCCATAGAACTGACCGTTGGCTCTAGGAGAGCTACCAGTACCGGTTTCACTCTCCTCAGGCAACCTCTGATTGATGAAGTGATCCCCAAAACCGGCCCTATTGGAACAAAAGTCACCATACATGGACACCACTTTTCTTCGCAGCCGGATAGCAACCAAGTGCTCTTTAATGACACACCAGCTATAATTACCCATACGGACAGTACAAAGCTCATAACCACCGTTCCCCAGAAAGCGACTTCAGGTTTGATCAAGGTTACTTCCAATGGTCAGACAATCACCGGACCAACCTTTACTCTATCGGAAGCCCCAGAACCGCAAGTCACAATCCAGGATATTAATCCCAAAGCAGGCCCGGCCGGCACTACCGTTACCATTTCCGGAACAAACTTCAGCCCCACCGCCACCAAAAATATTGTCACCTTTAATGGCACCCAGGCAACGGTCAACAGCGCTTCTACCACTGAATTGGTGACCAACGTACCCAACAATGCCACCAGCGGACCCGTCACGGTGAAGGTAGGTACCCAAACAGCTACTGGACCAACATTTACCGTTGGGAATAATGCCGCCCCCACGATTACCGGAGAGGGGTCTTTTGAAATTGAAGAAAACAGTTCTGAGGTCGGGACCATCACAGCATCAGATCCCGATGGGGATGCTCTGACCTTCAGCCTGAGCGGCGGGGCCGACCAGGGACAATTTAACATCGATCAAGACAGCGGCGCCTTGATATTTAGCACAATCCCTGATTTTGAGAATCCAGCTGATGCAGATGCTGACAATATCTACCAGGTAGAAGTCAAAGTCAGCGATGGCAATGTGAGCGTCACAAAAACCATTACCATAACTGTAACAAACGTCGACGAAGCTCCAGTCATGGTCAGCCCAGATATCCTGCTGGCCAATGAAAACAGCACCGACGCAGGTACCATTGACGCCAATGATCCAGAAGGAAATGCCATTACTTACAACATAACCGGTGGAACCGACGCAAAGGCATTGACGCTTGACCAAAACAGCGGTAAGCTGACCTTTAATACCGCTCCCAACTTTGAGAATCCGGCGGATGCCAACACCGACAACAGCTATGAAGCCGAAGTAACCATCAGTGACGGCAGCTTCAGCCTGACGAAAATCCTGGATATTACCGTTCAGGATGTAAATGAAGCCCCGGTCATTACCGGCGCAGGTCCCTTTACGATCGAAGAAAACACCGCTACCGTGGGCACCATCACTGCCAGCGATCCTGATGGGGATGCCCTTGACTTTGCCCTGCTGGGCGGCACCAAAGGGACGCTTACATTTAGTTCCGATGCCAATTCGGGGGAAATTTCTATCTCACCTGCACCGGATTTTGAGACCCCGCGCGATGATAATGGCGACAATACCTACGAGTTAGATCTAAACGTAAACGACGGGGCACTCGGCACCAGCCAGCAGGTGAGTATTACCGTAACCAACGTTGTAGAAGTGCCCACCATTAATCGTGGAGTCATTCGTCCGGCCACTACCGAAAGCTATTCCCTAAATTCGACGAATGAAGAGTATATCTACCGCTTTGATCCCGTCCCCGCTGGCACAGACCTACAAAATATTCTTAACTTTTCTCTTGGCACCAGCTTAACGGCGGACCTGGCGACCAGTGCCACTGTTACCGGGGGCACTGATGGCGGGCTGTTCAGCGTGAACAGTATTAATCAATATGCTATTCACATTGATGGCCCTTCCTCCCTTGATTACAACCACAGTGCCGACGGCAACGCCCACGAGTACCGGTTTACTATAACCGCTTCCAACGCGGGCGGCACCACCCCAACCTACACCATCATCATTCCGGTACAAAATCCCTTTCCCCAAGGCAGCGGCACGGCCACAGATCCTTACCAGGTAGAAACCATCGACCAACTGCAGGTTGTGAATCAATTTTTGGATGCTCACCTCGTACAAACCGCCGATATTGACGCCTCGGCCACAGCCGGCTGGAACGGGGGACAAGGATTTAAGCCTATTAGCGATTTAAACAACCAATTCTCAGGAAGCTATGACGGAAATGGCCATACGATCAACGGGCTGACCATGGACCGTAACCAAGGCACTATTTATGGATTATTTGGTGCAGTAAGCTCAGGAGGCCAAATTTCCAATGTACAACTGATCAACATCGATATAACCACAGAAGACACCGTGGGTGGACTGGCAGGGATTAATCAAGGGACCATCACCAACTCTTATGTTTCAGGAACCATAACCAATAGTATTAGTGGCACTACTGGTGGTTTAGTTGGTGAAAATAGTGGAGCCATAAGACGATCCTACTCCTTGGTCAATGTAAATGGCAGGGCTAATGTAGGTGGGCTTGTGGGAACTAACTATGCTGGTACTATCACCAACAGCTATGCCAGGGGCAATGTGTCTGCATCCTATACCATTGCCGGGGGATTGGTAGGAAATAATAAAGGAATAGTAGAACATTCCTATGCCACAGGAGCGATTTCTGGAAGTAATTCACTCGGCGGACTTGTGGGCTATGAAGATACACGCTTTGCTTCAGCTACTGCAACAGAAAGCTACTGGGATACCCAGACTACCGGTCTGGCCAATTCTGACGGCGGCACCGGGCTGACGACCAGTCAGATGCAAGGTTCCACCGCCCAAACCAATATGACGGGCTTTGACTTTGGCACCGTGTGGACGGTAAACCCAAATGAGTATCCAATTTTGATCGGGGTTGGAGGGCAATAG
- a CDS encoding DNA-binding domain-containing protein: MTIKYALYPNSLAKNPKHRRAIIQNYRSCTIDDIIDDMISRGSTLTRADALANIENYEAAIAKFVSQGRGVNTSLMYISPSIAGNFIGTEDYFDASRHEVRLNLSPGKRLQEAMEDISLRKVAPNQRRPQIQSVTDFATDSVNSQLTPGGVIEVRGKLLKYDPDDEEQGIFFNEPDGRQIRAPKPIRNKPSSLYVSVPEDLSAGDYQIEIRAVVRRTTHIRRDRLDTLLTVS; the protein is encoded by the coding sequence ATGACTATTAAATATGCCCTGTACCCCAACTCACTTGCCAAAAATCCAAAACACCGGCGTGCCATCATTCAGAATTATCGCAGCTGTACTATAGATGATATTATCGATGACATGATAAGCAGAGGAAGCACCCTGACCCGGGCAGATGCATTGGCCAATATCGAAAATTACGAGGCTGCCATTGCAAAATTTGTAAGTCAGGGTCGGGGCGTTAATACCTCTCTGATGTATATTTCGCCCTCGATTGCAGGTAACTTTATAGGCACGGAAGATTACTTTGATGCTTCCCGGCACGAGGTAAGGTTGAACTTGTCGCCGGGTAAACGTCTGCAGGAGGCGATGGAGGATATCTCTCTCCGGAAAGTAGCTCCTAATCAGCGGCGACCGCAAATCCAATCCGTCACCGATTTTGCTACGGATTCTGTTAACAGCCAGCTGACCCCGGGCGGTGTTATTGAAGTGCGCGGTAAACTGCTTAAGTACGATCCTGATGATGAAGAGCAGGGCATCTTTTTTAATGAACCGGATGGCCGACAGATCCGGGCACCGAAACCTATTCGCAATAAACCCAGTTCCCTTTATGTGAGTGTGCCCGAGGATCTGTCCGCCGGCGATTACCAAATTGAAATACGAGCGGTTGTACGTCGCACCACTCATATCCGGCGCGATAGATTGGATACTTTGCTTACCGTATCTTAA